In Malania oleifera isolate guangnan ecotype guangnan chromosome 8, ASM2987363v1, whole genome shotgun sequence, a single window of DNA contains:
- the LOC131161472 gene encoding phosphoenolpyruvate carboxykinase (ATP)-like: MAANVTEKNGQFSFDSGRGTARNGLAKIQTHEKKDREVCHDDSAQPVKAQTIDELHSLQRKKSAPTTPIQGTATSQGPFATISEEERRKQQLQSISASLASLTRETGPKVVRGDPARKAEGGQKVDDHHHFPSISVSDSSLKFTHVLYNLSPAELYEQAIKYEKGSFITSTGALATLSGAKTGRSPRDKRVVKDDTTDDELWWGRGSPNIEMDEHTFLVNRERAVDYLNSLDKVFVNDQFLNWDPNHQIKVRIVSARAYHSLFMHNMCIRPTPEELEDFGTPDFTIYNAGQFPCNRYTHYMTSSTSIDLNLARKEMVILGTQYAGEMKKGLFSVMHYLMPKRQILSLHSGCNMGKGGDVALFFGLSGTGKTTLSTDHNRYLIGDDEHCWTENGVSNIEGGCYAKCIDLSREKEPDIWNAIRFGTVLENVVFDEHTREVDYADKCVTENTRAAYQIEYIPNAKIPCVGPHPKNVILLACDAFGVLPPVSKLSLAQTMFHFISGYTALVAGTEEGVKEPQATFSACFGAAFIMLHPTKYAAMLAEKMKKHGATGWLVNTGWSGGRYGSGNRIKLAYTRKIIDAIHSGKLLNANYTKTEVFGLEIPTEIEGVPSEILDPINTWSDKTAYKDTLLKLGGLFKKNFEGFMNYKIGKDNKLTEEIVAAGPVF; this comes from the exons ATGGCTGCAAATGTAACGGAGAAGAACGGGCAATTCAGCTTCGACAGCGGGAGGGGAACGGCGCGGAATGGGCTGGCGAAGATCCAGACGCACGAGAAGAAGGATAGGGAGGTGTGTCACGACGACAGCGCGCAGCCGGTGAAAGCGCAGACGATCGACGAGCTCCACTCGCTTCAGAGGAAGAAATCGGCGCCCACCACTCCTATCCAAGGCACCGCCACCAGCCAGGGACCGTTCGCCACCATCTCCGAAGAGGAGCGCCGGAAACAGCAGCTCCAGTCCATCAG TGCGTCGTTGGCGTCGCTGACGAGGGAGACGGGGCCGAAGGTGGTGAGGGGAGATCCGGCGAGGAAGGCGGAGGGAGGGCAGAAGGTGGATGACCACCACCACTTCCCCAGCATCAGCGTCAGTGACAGTTCCCTCAAGTTCACCCACGTCCTCTACAACCTCTCCCCTGCTG AGCTTTACGAGCAAGCCATCAAGTATGAGAAAGGCTCCTTCATCACATCCACCGGTGCTCTGGCCACCCTCTCCGGAGCCAAGACTGGTCGATCCCCCAGAGACAAACGCGTTGTCAAGGACGATACCACAGACGACGAGCTCTGGTGGGGAAG GGGTTCCCCCAACATTGAAATGGACGAGCACACTTTCCTAGTGAACAGAGAAAGGGCAGTTGATTACTTGAACTCGCTGGACAAG GTTTTTGTGAATGATCAGTTTCTGAACTGGGACCCAAATCACCAAATCAAAGTCCGGATTGTATCTGCAAGAGCTTACCATTCTTTGTTCATGCACAATAT GTGTATCCGACCCACTCCTGAAGAGCTGGAGGATTTTGGTACTCCGGACTTCACAATATACAATGCTGGGCAGTTCCCTTGTAACCGTTACACTCACTACATGACTTCCTCAACTAGCATAgacctcaatcttgctaggaagGAAATGGTCATCCTTGGCACACAGTACGCCGGGGAAATGAAGAAAGGTCTTTTCAGCGTAATGCATTATCTCATGCCTAAGCGTCAAATCCTCTCCCTGCACTCTGGCTGCAATATGGGAAAAGGTGGCGATGTCGCCCTCTTCTTTGGATTATCAG GTACTGGGAAGACAACTTTGTCAACAGATCATAACAGGTATTTAATTGGAGATGACGAACATTGCTGGACTGAGAATGGTGTGTCCAACATTGAGGGCGGGTGCTATGCCAAATGCATTGATCTGTCAAGGGAGAAGGAGCCTGATATCTGGAATGCCATTAGGTTTGGGACAG TGTTAGAAAATGTGGTGTTTGATGAGCACACTCGAGAAGTGGATTACGCAGACAAATGTGTCACAG AGAACACTCGGGCAGCATATCAAATTGAGTACATTCCCAATGCTAAGATTCCATGCGTGGGACCTCATCCAAAGAATGTCATTCTTCTAGCATGTGATGCCTTTGGAGTGCTCCCACCTGTAAGCAAGCTGAGCTTGGCACAGACCATGTTTCACTTCATCAGCGGCTACACTGCTCTG GTGGCTGGGACAGAGGAAGGAGTGAAGGAACCACAGGCAACATTTTCAGCCTGTTTTGGTGCAGCATTCATAATGCTGCATCCTACCAAGTATGCAGCAATGCTGGCTGAAAAGATGAAAAAGCATGGAGCTACAGGATGGCTTGTGAACACTGGATGGTCAGGGGGACG GTATGGATCAGGAAACCGCATTAAGTTAGCATACACCCGTAAAATTATTGATGCTATACACTCCGGCAAACTTTTGAATGCAAACTACACCAAGACTGAAGTGTTTGGGCTTGAGATCCCAACCGAGATTGAGGGAGTGCCATCGGAAATCCTGGATCCTATTAATACT TGGTCTGACAAGACGGCTTACAAGGACACACTCTTGAAGCTGGGGGGTCTGTTCAAGAAGAATTTCGAGGGATTCATGAATTACAAGATCGGAAAGGACAACAAGCTCACAGAGGAGATCGTTGCTGCTGGTCCTGTTTTCTAA